The following coding sequences lie in one Musa acuminata AAA Group cultivar baxijiao chromosome BXJ3-1, Cavendish_Baxijiao_AAA, whole genome shotgun sequence genomic window:
- the LOC135629328 gene encoding transcription factor GTE7-like, giving the protein MASALLASSNEPCWGEPKVYMRENPISNPNPRPCPNLFPSGHAGGRVDQFRTMDLEEVPPATSAPAVSDNSSSFNRRPIGLNQRGNPGAGVGGNYVTFSISTCSKMELRELKRRLVFELDQVQSLMSRIQSREMHSATRSAGFGTSSDFFSASAEGTRVSGDKATLPVVSPRSPKLPELEKLLAAMMKKCGHILSKLMKHKKSVWFNSPVDVVGMGLHDYHQIIKSPMDLGTVKKKLNDGLYPSPLEFASDIRLTFNNALLYNPKGHEVHKLADQFLRHFEGLFRPVYQTYEKQRSTMKREEVPDPPPPPSPIPEIPSPVPVSPPVIHPQNQPQPLQQQPNVVRTTPGKLPKPKAKDPDKRPMSFHEKHRLSEGLQSLPPERMAHVLHIVRKGNVDAMQSGDEIELDIDALDTETLWALDRFLCNCKKLMSKMKRQEAIASGLLSAGHSVVAAPALIPDEGGGGGERSPVFDDETPEAVAAKKSKKGDTAEEDVDIGDELPAITYPSLEIQKDTGNDSSSSSSGSDSSSASDSDSESSSDGDSDDNED; this is encoded by the exons ATGGCGTCGGCGCTCCTCGCGAGCAGCAATGAGCCATGCTGGGGAGAACCGAAGGTTTATATGAGGGAGAACCCCAtttctaaccctaaccctagaccCTGCCCCAACCTGTTTCCCAGCGGCCATGCCGGCGGACGGGTGGACCAATTTCGGACCATGGATCTGGAGGAGGTGCCGCCGGCCACCTCCGCTCCCGCCGTGTCTGACAATTCCTCTTCGTTCAACCGAAGACCTATCGGCCTCAACCAGCGGGGAAATCCCGGTGCCGGCGTCGGCGGCAATTATGTGACCTTCAGCATCTCCACCTGCTCGAAGATGGAGCTGAGAGAGCTCAAGCGGCGGCTGGTCTTTGAGCTCGACCAGGTCCAGAGCCTCATGAGCCGGATCcagtcgagggagatgcactccgcaACCCGATCTGCCGGATTTGGTACGTCATCAGATTTCTTCTCGGCCTCGGCCGAGGGGACCAGGGTTTCCGGCGACAAGGCGACCTTACCTGTGGTCTCCCCAAGAAGCCCGAAGCTTCCGGAGTTGGAGAAGCTCCTGGCGGCCATGATGAAGAAGTGCGGCCATATCTTGTCGAAACTGATGAAGCACAAGAAGAGCGTTTGGTTCAACTCGCCGGTGGACGTCGTCGGGATGGGCCTCCATGACTATCACCAGATCATCAAGAGCCCGATGGACCTTGGGACGGTGAAGAAGAAGCTCAATGATGGCCTCTACCCGTCACCATTGGAGTTCGCATCTGACATCCGATTAACCTTCAACAACGCCTTGCTTTACAATCCGAAGGGGCATGAGGTGCACAAGCTCGCCGACCAGTTCCTTCGACACTTTGAGGGGCTGTTTAGGCCTGTCTACCAGACGTACGAGAAGCAGCGAAGCACCATGAAGCGTGAGGAGGTTCCTgatccgccgccgccaccgtcgcCGATCCCAGAAATCCCATCACCGGTGCCGGTTTCTCCTCCTGTGATTCATCCGCAGAACCAGCCACAGCCGCTGCAGCAGCAACCAAATGTCGTGCGGACGACGCCGGGAAAGCTGCCGAAGCCCAAGGCGAAGGACCCCGACAAGAGGCCAATGAGCTTCCACGAGAAGCATAGGCTGAGCGAGGGGTTGCAGAGCTTGCCGCCGGAGAGAATGGCTCACGTTCTGCACATTGTGAGGAAGGGCAACGTGGACGCGATGCAGAGCGGGGATGAGATCGAGTTGGACATCGATGCGTTAGACACGGAGACCCTTTGGGCGCTCGATCGATTCTTGTGCAATTGCAAGAAGCTGATGAGCAAGATGAAGAGGCAGGAAGCAATTGCGAGCGGGCTGTTGTCCGCTGGCCATTCTGTGGTCGCTGCCCCTGCCCTGATTCCAGATgaaggcggtggtggtggtgagcgG TCTCCAGTGTTTGACGACGAAACGCCTGAAGCAGTTGCAGCGAAGAAGAGCAAGAAAGGAGACACAGCTGAGGAAGACGTCGACATCGGCGACGAATTGCCCGCCATTACTTATCCTTCGTTGGAAATCCAGAAGGATACTGGCAATGACAGCTCCTCTAGCAGCTCCGGCAGTGATTCTTCTTCGGCGAGCG ACTCCGATTCAGAGAGCTCCTCAGACGGCGATTCTGACGACAACGAAGACTAA